The following are encoded together in the Microcaecilia unicolor chromosome 12, aMicUni1.1, whole genome shotgun sequence genome:
- the GRAMD1B gene encoding protein Aster-B isoform X6, whose amino-acid sequence MPAANMTNTLQLPVLRLPEPVEYGGVWSSSSTPTLRRRRFKMKRMKKVHSEKESSLEAHLYQGASSLESTKEFLQLPSIEITPSSDEEMLWSNCSTPSISPRRKRFLLKKWIRVREKKELSESRQSPSVCVERE is encoded by the coding sequence ATGCCTGCTGCAAACATGACCAACACACTTCAGCTTCCGGTATTGCGGCTTCCTGAGCCAGTGGAGTATGGAGGAGTGTGGTCCAGCTCCTCAACACCAACATTACGTAGGAGACGGTTTAAGATGAAAAGGATGAAGAAGGTCCATAGTGAGAAGGAGTCAAGCTTGGAGGCCCATCTGTACCAGGGGGCCTCCTCTCTCGAATCCACCAAGGAGTTCCTGCAGCTGCCTTCCATTGAGATCACACCATCAAGTGATGAGGAAATGCTGTGGTCCAACTGCTCTACCCCTAGCATTTCCCCACGGCGCAAACGCTTCCTCCTGAAGAAATGGATCCGTGTtagagagaagaaggaattaAGTGAGAGCAG